A window of Misgurnus anguillicaudatus chromosome 3, ASM2758022v2, whole genome shotgun sequence genomic DNA:
ACACTAAAtaatctataaattaaataaaaacaaggaaatattaaaattaattttaaaataacgaAAGTATAGAATTAcctgttttgtctttttaattGCAGAAACAAAGAGACTTTGCAATGGTTTCTGGATATGGACGTCTAGCCCTGTCACGGGATTTAGGCTATTAAcagactttaaaaatatttattaaaagctACTATATTATTTACTTAGTATTATCATAATaggatgtatattttttatattgggagaaagctgttaaatgtgaaatcagatacAGTGCACTCTTATACAGccaaaatgacacatctgcgACAATTGAGCTACCGACTGTGcagtagtcgaatcaggcttctcctgtcAAAGCATCGAATCTTAGACTATTCGGGTCACCTAGGACTATGTGCATATGTTATGCAGTGATATTTGTGTATATTGCGGGCATTCTGATatggttttaatattttgtaattcCATTTATTCCAGCAAAATAAAAGCCTGACAACTTGCACTTAGTGATTATAAAGATTGTGTGAATGTAGGCTGCAATTCTGGTGGATAAAGGGCCacacaaaatgataaagcccaGGGGCCCCTTACAGTGTTAATGCGGCCCTGGAAATCGCGGCGGTATTGCTCCAAAAAATGTCACTGACACGCACGGGTATATCGCTTTCCACCATGGCAATCTGTCGCGCTGGTCATTTGTTTGTCGGAAGTAGCAACAGCAACTAAGGGGGGCGGGGCTCGGCGAAAGGCTAATTGGAATATTGCATGCCACTACCTATCACAGGTTAGGGATTATGCATATGATTCTCACAGATAAAGTTTCTATTGAAAAACTAAATGAGAGACTAGAGTACAACATAcgaagagaaaaagaaagaagttGTGTTTTGGGTTAATCCTAGACAGAAAAAGGACAAGCTAACCTTTGGAAGGAATGCCCTGATCATCAGATACATGCTGCGGACGTTAAAATTCATGGTTAAGTCCCAATCCGACTCCTCACAGTCTAGTATAGATCCGTGATGGACAAATCTGTGGGAtagaaaatttaaatgtgaaCATATGAATGCCTAAATAAAGGCAAAGTCAGAAAAGTGGACAGAATAGGAAAAATTTGAGTGTCCATAAAAATCATTGAATACTGTTTGATTATATTATATGATTATATTCATATTATATAACAACCCGGCAACATTGAGGAGCACATCAACATGGTCAAAGTCCTTGGCCAGGGCCTCTACTTGGTCTTTCTTGGTAACATCAACCACCCTGGTTTTAATACCTTAAGGGGAAAGAGAATACAAAGAATCAGATGAGCAAATTGGTGCCTAAAAGAAGCACCCTTGAAATAAAGCAATTTGTTTCCAATGTATTATCCGGCATGGCAGAGAGATATGAAAAATATAGTCAAAAAGGCCAGCCTTTTGAAATGTAAAACTTCTGATGCAGACATGGTTGCTTGCAGATCAAAGAAACACATGTGACCATAACTTTCATCACCCagttatggttaaaaaaaattaaattagaaAATAAATGCATGATTTTTAATGCAGTATACTATGACCAAAAGTATTAATAATAGAAAATAAggtttaaataatataataaattatattcgtttattttttaataataaatgtttttatttatatgttttttaataataaatgttttctaTTTAGGCATTCTgagattatttattaaatacatttcataTTGCATATATTGGATGAACAGCTAGGCAATCACAGATAAAAATCATGTTGATATTTAGAGCAGATTGCCtttgtttcacaaaattccACTAGGTGGCAGTGCATATCAAGCTAATGTATGGAATTACCTGGAATGCCGTCCAGCTCCTTGAGTTTCTCCGCATTGATATCCGTAGCTGTGACTTGTGCACCTTCCTTTGCGAAAGCCTGTACATGGAGCATggatttttaatgaaaaatatttttagtgcACATATAAAAGCTAAGACAAGCAATcataactataaaaataaaaaaatggttttatttaatgtagtCAAAATCCCTTTCGCAAATGAAATAACCTTTAACAAAtgaaattttcatttcaaaactGGCACTCATTCCTTGCATTCAAATAATATGCCAACTGGCTCATGGCGTTTCGTCAATCTGTAGTGTCTCCCATTTAAAACCCATTTGAATTGTCACTTAATATGGAAATGTATTCACCTAGTAGGTGTGCCGCTTAACCACCTCCAGCACACCGCTGATAGCATGCTGTTGACTCACGGAGATAAAATTTGCCTAAATGATCTAAGACCCTCTTTGTTTTATTCCCTAATGATGAATTGTAGGATTTTCATAAAAGGGACTGATACCAAAATAGCTCTACCCAAAGCAAGACTCATCCACTGTGTGAACACATGACAGGCTTTGAAATCACTATAAAGTCATTTTGACAGCCCTTGCATGTCAATCTCATATTAAAATGTGAAACTTATGACAATAGTAAATCCTCAAGAGTAAATTCGTTTATTATACTCGACAAAGTGGCAAACAGGGCTGTCAATAAATTGCATCACAGTGTGTaaactttaagagctaaagagAGAAATCATTGAAGCTTTGACTTGAGTATATAGAGGATATTAAACGAATGCTTACTATAGCACAGGCTCTTCCGATGCCCTGTGCAGCAGCGGACAGCACAATCACTTTCCCATCCAAGCGACCCATTGTCTTTAATAAAAACCTTAACATGTAGAGAGAAGACAAATATGGCAATGGATTAACAGTTCGATTACATTGTATGCAAAGGCATACGTTTATTTGATTCATGCTTATATCTTGATGTTACTCTACACAACCTGATATACAACTGTATCTACCTACTAACAGCTCTCTTATGAGTAAAATTCAATACTCAGAAATTAATTTTGGTCTGTCACTCTCTCACTGCTCTCATATGGCTTTAGATGAGTCATATGTATGAGTCACATCATGCATGCAATCTTTGtggtgatttttttatattttcagagCCAGACAGTCCGAgtccccattcactttcattgtaAGCAATGgaaatgttctttaaaaaaaacgaagCAACTTCCAATAAAACTGGAAGTTAAGGTGTGGCATATTTAATAGCCCCTCCCACTCACATTAGGTCACAGCTTGGAATCTGATAAGAAGCTGGAGTGAAGATaaaccatagacagtaaaaatatggacgtagggTCCATGAtttcacccataggtttgtgtcATCTTGACCGCGCGTCACCACACATCACTcacggataaccgaaaatgggtaaagaggcaaATGGACGGATCAACCTGAATTGGGTGGGACTTTAGCAGCAAGTGTGCTGTACAAATCTCCAAAGGATTTTGCTTGGTTTATTTAATGTAGAGGGCATTGTTGAATTAGTTCATACTCCAccatttattttgattggttaatGCAATGTTATCATGCTAGGCAAGCAGTGGTCTCAGCCTCAGACATCACGCCCACAAACTATtggctaaacgtctgatgtttttcatacacttttctggaaaccctgtgagaatgtcaaagtcgtctttgattggttgaaataaaccggatttccaggagacgcgagtgtcgcgattactTTCGGttcctggaaaacaaagctctgacgttccattgaggaacgtgttcacgtggataataatgaccagttatcatgatcagctaaacattggattctcaaaaatatgcaaagtttgcGGCATAGACTCTATAAAAGACCTTCAAGAGTTTTGTTTGAGGCaattagtggagtcaaaaagtttggttctcctgaattgcttgtatgtgttaaaaagtggagagatatgcttcaaacagatgtttaacgggagcgtctcattggtgtggctgttgatgaaatgcacaacgttgttctatggtgagtaatgttgtttatgtaaggaacaattgacgacgggccattgaattataagaaaataatgcacaccaaggtggtaatgcggcaactgaataatgcctaaaagctgctgtgtgacaatatgtacagctaacaagcccaagaacccagaaataagtttttataagctgtcgagccgtaaaacccagtctttaaggagaataaagtggatcgccgactacgtttccccctagtggacgcagttctgcTAGTGGAAGTGCTGTGAGGAGTTGCCTgtgtccatttttgtgtctttggacgctcgttttttggggtcggcAGCTTATGaagacttatttacagattaaacttaaaaacagattaatacctagaagctgctgtgtgacaaggtgtacatctaacaacccaaaaaaccaaatacgtttttataagctttcaacttcaaaaaaacgagcgtttaaagacacagaaatggaaacaggcaacttttcatagtactcctattagtaaaactgcgtccaatagggggaaacgtagtcggcgatccactttattctccttaaaagctgggttttacggctcgacagcttataaaaacttatttctgggttctttggcttgttagctgtacatattgtcacacagcagcttttaggcattattcagtgtTTTGTTGTAGGCcggaaatgacaaggaggcggcttctcgcagtgcagagtcaatggagacggttggattgctttccccccggtgggcgtggttttcaggttatgacgcgctgcgctctgtctctattgccGTAAGCTCCTCCCATCTGCAGGTCTCGTCTCCCAAGAGGTCCTCGCTGCAGCATGCTTGCTGATCTGAGAGACTGTAAATTCTGATTGctttaataaatcaaaatgtaaattttgcTAATGTTTATTAGCACACTTGATTATAGATATCCTTaagaataatatatttaaactaaaagcaaagaaaactttaattTGGAAGGGGACTTTCACAAAAAGCAATGTCATAAGCGAATAATGACAAATCTTTCATTTCGGACTGAACTACCGCTTAAGGCAATGTATACAAACAACGTCCACAGTATAACTTTACAATATATGCACTCTGTCAGTGAACTTAATAAAATAGCAtcgtattatttatttttagcaaaaaaaaaacaatgaaggCACATTAATGGGTAAATGTAAAGTTTCTGCAGCAGAAAACGTCTCTGATTTATCGCCCAGTGTTATAACTTTGTAAAATAGATAACTGATAACTGTCAAGTGACGAGTcttattaaaaaatgaaaaataaaaacaccgATCAAAAGACTGAGACAGGTAGTGATGGGACATCTGAAGCGAGGCTCCGGAGCTTGTGTCGAGCAAAAAGGGGCGTTCCAGATGAAGCCCCGATTCGAGGCTTGTATCGTTTCCGTAAAAATCACGTGACGATGACAAACGAGGCCTCGTTTTCTGTTGAATACGTCATTGCTTCATTCTGaggctgaatccgaaatcgcatacttactgtgtaggtactgaatttcatTGGGTACCTACTTAACGTGCGCTAAGGCAGTATGTACGTTCGCGTTAAGTATGTACAGCATTCgccatgttgacgttatcatgtgacatatgacgtagtagacttgttcgagttcatgcggaACCACAAGCACCGACAGGAGGTtgacatcacaataccgcgagagcaactCGAAATCAGAGTTCTCCGTGTGATTTCTGgaatcgctctcacggtactttgatgtcatccagctGTTGGTTCTTACAGCGGTGCATAAACTCGAACAAACCTAATAACAGacatgaaaacgtatgcgtgtgtatgagggacaggtgcactaacacctgattgcatcagtaacttgatctgtaacagtgttacagatatattacacattattttgtaggggacaaaataagtaaaacaagcagattgtaatttaatattgTCAGATGACAGCTGTGCTTGAATACAAACTAGACAATGCAGCCAAtgttattatatacattttagtcaagcaatctcttgtatttacttaaaacgacaggaaacatgaataaaaaatgaatgaataaaaccatcacaataaactttcccatatgaaacaaaagtttattcaaatgtatttttctaacaaaccatcacatatttactgtcacctcaacacagctgtgacaattctacagctttattttcatgaatcagctgagcactttaATTGTGGTATATCCTGGGTCTGTGCGTGAAGTTAGGGTGCTGAGGGACAGCCCTGTGTAACGTATCAAAATCACCCGATTGGTTGGTCTCCGGTCGATTGCTTTGTTTTCccgtggcatcatgggaaatctGGGATAGAAAAGTCCATCCGAAGCACGCTTAAGAATAGGGGCGGACTCAGTAGGGCATCCGGGGATTTCTCGCCTACTGATTTTATGGATACTgaggattcggacgtactactctgttcacgtgctgtttcccctactacattttcagtaagtaggcggtttcggacaatacttaagtacacgtgcctctgaatctcgcgagaaatagtccaaaatcccgctaattctcgcctacccttttacgtatactgaggtttcggacatactattcgttcgcctactgctttttgcctactatatagtatggcagtatgcgatttcggattcagcctGAGTTTCGCTTATGGGTCTTTCACATAGGaagcggtgtgcgctgcgctgcgctatgaaacccattcatttcaatggcttgcgccgcgcgagggcggtttTTTGTTGCGCCGAGcaaagcgcgagcgcagcggaGCGCAGCTTGCGCTCATGCcgcggtcaaagttcaaaatagtttaacttttgcgctgcgctctgtgacgattacccgcgcggccaatagaaacggggcATCCAAACAAGCAAAATGGACGAAAGCTTATACTCGGGATTCTCAGAGCTTTATAATACAAGTTTATGCTCCTACAGAGACATCGGAAGGAAAGCCGTCTCATGGAAACACGTAGCAattcaagttggcatgtcaggtgtgttttaagtcaagCAGCTTGTTGTAGGTATGCTTAAAGTTGCGTGAAATGGAGACGAGCAACAACAGTCTCTGTATTCCTCGTCGACTATTTAACGCAGATAATAaacactgtagtaatttattgaaaaccccgcctactttggtctggccatcagagcacaaatcgcttggctgcgccgaacccagcggcgagcgcagcgcacaccgcatcctatgtgaaagccgcatacGGTTCGAAACTCGCGCCTCTGGTGGGTTTTGCAGTACGTTTGCGTTGATGTTAAAGTGTTCGTTGCATAGGTTGTAGCGAGTAGTGGCGAGGTTGTAGTGAGTTTCTAGTCTAGTTATCATTATATATCATAgcctgtattatatattatattacacttaGTTTAGTAGATTATAAGACTAAATTATACATAGCCTAGTTCAGTAGATCATTAGAGTAAATTAGCATATGTCTAGTTCTAATAATacgtaattatattatatagcctatatttattattatatattattgctgcttttattattattataagactAGACTGTATTAGGGATAACCTAGAAGGACTGAGGATCCATTGGGATATTGGAACAAACAGAAGGTCCAATATCCCAATTTATATAAGCTGGCACTGATCTTCTTATGTTGTCCAGCATCATCAGTGCCCTGTGATAGGGTGTTTTCTAAAAACAGAAACCGCCTCAATccaaatactgttaaaaaacttttgtttctaaataaaaacCAGTAAACCCTTTTCCATGttgcagtttgctgttccacacTTCCAGTCCCATAAGCATTGCACTATTGCAGCCCCAGTTCAATAAGCACTGCACTCACgataatttgaagagtttcgttgcaaaacgagataaccaccgttttttaattgttcagaaatcttgttttttttggttgtgcattccaattaatttcaatgcaactgcagttggtttgttttgatttaaaccttcataacttaaaaaatacagctaagtagcaccataaaacaaaataataacatgataacgtaataataaacaagttttgacaaaaatgtaaaaaaatggatttatctcgttgtgcaacgaaactcttcatttcttttttttgtgcatTCACTGTTATCACTAACTCAAGAACTGTAGGCCTATAGTTGAACACAaagttgtgtatgtgtgaatTGTGTGTACATAGGTTAACACAAGCAGAGTAAAATACTTTCTTTAATATACTTTATTCAAAAGCCCACACCATGACAATTTGGTTGCTCAAAATGAATAGATTTGTGTGCGTGTGCTATACATTGCTTTGCACAGCAGGTGTCACTGAAGAGCACAGTGTTTCATGAGGCTTCGGGTAAATGAACCTTTTGGCGAACCAATGGGCTGGAAAGCCTCATTGGTTCAGGAAGCCTCGTTTGGCCATCACTAGAGACAGGTAGTAGCATACTACACAACTACTGAAAACTCATGCAAGTAGactttgtttgtaaaaaatacttggAGCAACTTACGGTCAACTTCTCTTcacttccacaaacactcaCGTGCGACACAAACGTCAAGACAGGAGGGTTGCTCAGGCTTAAATgttatatcaaaataaaagtctgaaTAACATCCAGTCCTTGTCATTCGTACAGATGTTGTTGGAGATTTATTATAAGGCAAACATTTTACTCAGCTTGCAAAAAAACCGTGTATATGGCAATAGaggtttaaatgaatatttttacaAGGTGTTATTTTTTGTTGTGTGTCCAACATGTCATTAATTATACAGGTTATCATCAATTAATTATTACATAAACTGGAAAAGTATAGCATAATAATCATATTTATGTTCAGAATGTAACAGATGTCTCTAATCGTTGTTCTGTAGAAGAAATTCATTAGCTCACAGTCAGACTGACTTAACTCAACTGGCATCACATTGTCAGCAATATTACCACACCATTtataaagcaattttttttacatatttttacctAAAAAGCATTTTGTCTTTGTGAGATAAAATTTATTTCTGAAGCATTATAAGACAAGAAAAGGTAAATCAAGTAAGATGTTAAAATGGCAAGTATGATTTTGTATTTTAGTGTAAAAAATAGCAGGATTAGCACAGATGGGAAAAatggaaaaatatgaaatttggCCTTTAACAGAGATGTTGCAATCAAACAGGCTATTATtttgaaaacaaacaataatctTATGTAACTTTTCACTACACATTGTAGGAAGTGGTTGGTTTCAAAGGTTATTTCTCTGATGGCAAGAGTGAGTTATAGTATGACCTTACTAGATAGATAGGCTGCCTTAAAACTCACTGCACAGATTTATTTTAGATTAAACAGGCTACAGCAATGCATTATTTAGAAAAGAAAATGTGCGTTATATATGTAAGAaagtagtttttataataagatTACAAAGAAATACAGAATGGCAGTGTGATATAAGGGAGCAAGCATAATGTATTTCTTTGGAAAGGATTTACAAGAGTCAgaaattacatacatttagactCTTGTCGATTCTTCAAGAAAAAAAAGGatctttttaaatgtatacttgTATTTGGCGTTaaaccagtgctttaagtgggccggaacgccccggtactcagtaccgccacttctaaaaatagctcttgagcgtaccaccacctctacgtgcgcccagaacgtgcttttagcgtaccggaacgctcatctgtttaaaaatcagaggtttaatttaatcatttggctgcgctgccgcttttcagagcgcccttaatgtacgcttcctaattcgttccaccgtgagcagagactacattacccatacacccttgcgtttacaagttaaaagcgcatgcgtccttcagtcagtgtcaacgtgctctggagaggtgtgtgtttg
This region includes:
- the LOC129444263 gene encoding dehydrogenase/reductase SDR family member 6 isoform X4; translation: MGRLDGKVIVLSAAAQGIGRACAIAFAKEGAQVTATDINAEKLKELDGIPGIKTRVVDVTKKDQVEALAKDFDHVDVLLNVAGFVHHGSILDCEESDWDLTMNFNVRSMYLMIRAFLPKMLARKSGNIINMSSVASSIKGEASLP
- the LOC129444263 gene encoding dehydrogenase/reductase SDR family member 6 isoform X3; the protein is MGRLDGKVIVLSAAAQGIGRACAIAFAKEGAQVTATDINAEKLKELDGIPGIKTRVVDVTKKDQVEALAKDFDHVDVLLNVAGFVHHGSILDCEESDWDLTMNFNVRSMYLMIRAFLPKVLYVPEDCEGFLLIYLSRRVVGTLVDAGS
- the LOC129444263 gene encoding dehydrogenase/reductase SDR family member 6 isoform X1, with translation MGRLDGKVIVLSAAAQGIGRACAIAFAKEGAQVTATDINAEKLKELDGIPGIKTRVVDVTKKDQVEALAKDFDHVDVLLNVAGFVHHGSILDCEESDWDLTMNFNVRSMYLMIRAFLPKMLARKSGNIINMSSVASSIKGVMKKCVYSTSKAAVIGLTKSVAADFLEQGIRCNCVCPGMLLFGMSLYRTLMVILSSLSTFTGTVDTPSLRERIQASLILYYKIP
- the LOC129444263 gene encoding dehydrogenase/reductase SDR family member 6 isoform X2 — its product is MGRLDGKVIVLSAAAQGIGRACAIAFAKEGAQVTATDINAEKLKELDGIPGIKTRVVDVTKKDQVEALAKDFDHVDVLLNVAGFVHHGSILDCEESDWDLTMNFNVRSMYLMIRAFLPKMLARKSGNIINMSSVASSIKGVMKKCVYSTSKAAVIGLTKSVAADFLEQGIRCNCVCPGTVDTPSLRERIQASLILYYKIP